One genomic region from Grus americana isolate bGruAme1 chromosome 15, bGruAme1.mat, whole genome shotgun sequence encodes:
- the ABCC6 gene encoding multidrug resistance-associated protein 1 isoform X1, which produces MAAGGALCGSGEGSAGLWDWNQTWYTNTPRFTWCFESTVIAWTPCAYLWICFPFYYLHLRHKNKGYIRMSHIFKTKMVLGFILVILCFSNVFFVLWEISQGIPRAPAFFISPVVVGITMILAMFLTQAERMMGIQSSGVLLIYWLLSFVAAVVMFSSKVQHAVERGFLEDHFRHVTTYVYASLVLGELVLFCLVDHPPFFSKAVNNPNQCPEASSSFLSKITYWWFSGLVWQGCQQPLGADDLWPVRKEDCSEEIVAWAEREWKKCRSRTPQKMESATFKKGQKSETGVAEAEETEVLLQSEPSQSRPLLKAFWSMFGTYFLLSTVCLVICDVFLFSIPKVLSLFLEFIEDQEAPSWHGYFYAFTMFLLACLQTLFEQRYMYMCLVLGLRLKTAVTGLVYRKILVMSNASRKAATVGEIVNLVSVDVQKLMDLIIYFNGTWLAPIRIIICFVFLWQLLGPSALTSIAVFLFLLPLNFVITKRRTQFQEIQMKHKDERAKLTNAILSDIKVIKLYGWEKTFMEKVLDIRKQELQALKRSQILFSASLASFHSSTFLIAFVMFAVYTLVDDTHVLDAQKAFVSLTLINILNTAHSFLPFSINAAVQAKVSLNRLAAFLNLEELNPESSSRNTPDSVEASITIRNGTFCWSKETACLRRIDLTVPQGSLLAVVGQVGAGKSSLLSALLGELEKTDGCVTMKGTAAYVPQQAWIQNASVEDNILFGKEMDEAWFNRVIDACALQPDLESFPAGRKSEIGEKGINISGGQKQRVNLARAVYQKASIYLLDDPLSAVDAHVGQHIFEHVLGPNGLLKDKTRMLVTHTINILPQVDNIVFLVNGTISEIGSYQELLQRNGAFAEFLHSHVTAEEKAGTGFPAIGGTKGTIPSRNGPSQEKLFSAMGRETIPVSQDCTTAAATRGRLTTGEKTQHGRVNTSIYAAYLQATGLPLCVYILLLFTSQQAVSFSRGYWLSVWTDDPVHNGTQQHTELRVGVFGALGVVQALVRFTSTAAVLLGGVLASHKLFLQLLRNIARSPMVFFEQTPIGNLLNRFSREMDAIDSVIPDKLKSLLGFLFNLLEIYLVIIVATPKAAMAIVPLTLLYAVFQHFYVITSCQLRRAEAASRSPIYSHISETFQGSSVIRAYKDQERFILKSNFLVDENQRICFPGAVADRWLATNLEFLGNGIVLFAALFAAMGRAHLSPGTAGFSISYVLQITGILNWMVRSWTEIENSIVSVERVREYVRTPKEAPWTLNGKLQDQVWLTEGRIEFRNYSLRYRPNLELALKHVTLTISGQEKIGITGRTGAGKSTLAVGLLRLVEAAEGAILIDGLDIAQLGLHDLRTNITVVPQDPVLFSGSLRMNLDPLNHYSDADIWTALELTHLKNFVADLPDQLEHQCSDQGENLSAGQKQLVCLARALLRKAKILVLDEATAAVDLETDLQIQSTLRTQFKDSTVLTIAHRLNTIMDCDRILVLENGQIAEFDTPEHLIAQKGLFYRLMEESGLA; this is translated from the exons ATGGCGGCGGGCGGTGCGCTGTGCGGCTCCGGGGAGGGCTCCGCCGGGCTCTGG GACTGGAACCAGACATGGTATACAAACACCCCAAGATTTACCTGGTGCTTTGAGAGCACAGTCATTGCTTGGACCCCTTGTGCCTATCTTTggatctgttttcctttctactACTTACATCTTCGACACAAAAACAAAGGCTATATCAGGATGTCCCACatcttcaaaaccaaaatg GTCCTTGGATTCATCCTGGTAATACTGTGTTTTTCCAATGTCTTCTTCGTACTGTGGGAAATCAGCCAAGGAATCCCACGGGCTCCAGCATTCTTCATCAGCCCTGTGGTGGTGGGAATCACAATG ATCCTTGCCATGTTCCTTACCCAAGCGGAAAGAATGATGGGCATCCAGTCTTCAGGCGTCCTGTTGATTTACTGGCTGCTCTCATTCGTGGCCGCAGTTGTCATGTTTAGTTCCAAAGTCCAACATGCCGTGGAAAGA GGCTTCCTGGAAGACCATTTCCGCCATGTTACAACTTACGTTTATGCTAGCCTGGTGTTAGGAGAACTTGTGTTATTCTGCTTAGTTGATCACCCTCCCTTCTTCTCTAAAGCTGTCAACAATCCT AATCAGTGTCCAGAAGCCAGcagctcttttctttccaaaatcacATACTGGTGGTTCTCTGg GCTTGTCTGGCAAGGCTGTCAGCAGCCCTTGGGGGCGGACGACTTGTGGCCAGTGAGAAAAGAGGACTGCTCTGAAGAAATTGTTGCCTGGGCTGAAAGAGAGTGGAAGAAGTGTCGTAGCAGAACCCCGCA aaaaatggaGTCTGCTACATTTAAAAAGGGTCAGAAGAGTGAAACTGGTGTAGCAGAAGCTGAAGAGACAGAGGTTCTACTGCAATCAGAGCCCAGTCAGAGCAGGCCCTTACTGAAAGCGTTTTGGAGCATGTTTGGAACCTATTTCCTTCTCAGCACTGTCTGCTTAGTTATCTGTGATGTCTTCTTGTTCTCCATCCCAAAGGTACTGAG TCTTTTCCTGGAGTTCATTGAAGATCAAGAAGCCCCTAGCTGGCACGGGTATTTCTACGCCTTCACTATGTTCCTTTTGGCTTGTCTCCAGACTCTGTTTGAACAACGATATATGTACATGTGTCTTGTTCTGGGGCTGAGACTGAAAACTGCAGTAACAGGGCTTGTGTACAGGAAG ATCCTGGTTATGTCAAATGCATCAAGGAAAGCAGCAACAGTAGGTGAAATTGTTAACCTGGTATCTGTTGATGTCCAAAAGCTAATGGATCtgattatatattttaatgggaCCTGGCTTGCTCCTATTCGGATTATCATCTGCTTTGTCTTCTTGTGGCAG CTTCTTGGGCCATCTGCCTTGACTTCCATTGctgtattcctttttctcttgcctCTGAATTTCGTGATCACCAAGAGGAGGACTCAGTTTCAG GAGATCCAGATGAAACATAAAGATGAGCGGGCTAAACTCACCAATGCCATTCTCAGCGACATTAAAGTAATCAAACTGTATGGCTGGGAGAAAACCTTCATGGAGAAAGTGCTTGATATCCGGAAGCAAGAACTTCAGGCCCTAAAAAGATCGCAGATTCTCTTCTCAGCATCTCTAGCTTCTTTCCATTCATCAACTTTCCTG ATTGCATTTGTCATGTTTGCTGTCTACACCCTGGTGGATGACACACATGTCCTGGATGCTCAGAAGGCCTTTGTATCTTTAACCCTGATCAACATTCTCAACACTGCGCACTCCTTCCTGCCATTCTCCATAAACGCTGCTGTCCAG GCCAAAGTTTCTCTAAACCGCTTAGCAGCTTTTCTGAATCTGGAAGAACTGAATCCTGAGAGCTCAAGCAGGAACACTCCTGACAGTG TAGAGGCAAGCATCACCATAAGAAATGGGACTTTTTGCTGGAGCAAAGAAACTGCTTGTCTTAGAAG GATAGATCTTACTGTGCCCCAAGGCTCCTTGCTTGCTGTAGTTGGCCAGGTGGGTGCTGGAAAGTCCTCCTTGCTCTCAGCGTTACTTGGTGAGCTGGAGAAGACTGATGGCTGCGTGACCATGAAG GGCACTGCAGCTTATGTCCCCCAGCAAGCTTGGATACAAAATGCTTCAGTGGAAGATAATATTCTCTTTGGGAAAGAGATGGATGAAGCCTGGTTCAATAGAGTGATAGATGCTTGTGCACTGCAGCCTGATTTGGAGAGCTTCCCTGCAGGGCGGAAGAGTGAAATAGGAGAGAAG GGGATAAATATATCTGGAGGGCAGAAGCAAAGAGTGAACCTTGCTCGTGCCGTGTACCAGAAGGCTTCGATTTACCTGCTAGATGACCCCCTCTCGGCTGTTGATGCCCATGTTGGACAGCACATTTTTGAACATGTTCTTGGACCCAACGGCTTACTGAAGGACAAG ACTCGCATGCTGGTGACTCACACAATCAACATTTTGCCTCAAGTGGATAACATTGTTTTTCTGGTGAATGGAACGATCTCGGAAATTGGTTCCTACCAAGAACTTCTACAGAGAAATGGGGCCTTCGCAGAATTTCTTCATTCACACGTTACTGCTGAAGAGAAGGCAGGCACTGGTTTTCCAG ctaTAGGAGGCACCAAAGGCACCATCCCCTCTAGAAATGGTCCGTCACAGGAGAAGCTCTTTAG tGCGATGGGAAGGGAGACCATTCCTGTAAGTCAAGACTGCACCACTGCTGCAGCCACCAGAGGACGATTAACCACGGGAGAGAAAACTCAGCACGGCAGG GTTAATACTTCGATTTATGCAGCCTACCTGCAGGCGACAGGCTTACCACTGTGTGTGTACATCCTTCTGTTGTTCACGTCTCAGCAAGCTGTGTCATTTTCTCGTGGGTACTGGCTCAGCGTGTGGACAGATGACCCTGTCCACAACGGGACACAGCAGCACACAGAGCTGAGAGTTGGAGTCTTTGGTGCACTAGGAGTCGTTCAAG CCCTTGTGAGATTTACCTCCACAGCAGCAGTCCTTCTGGGTGGTGTGCTAGCATCGCACAAGCTGTTTCTGCAGTTGCTGAGGAACATTGCTAGATCCCCAATGGTCTTCTTTGAGCAAACACCCATTGGAAACTTGCTGAACCGCTTCTCCAGAGAAATGGATGCTATTGATTCTGTCATCCCTGATAAGCTGAAGTCCTTGCTGGGATTCTTGTTCAACTTGCTGGAGATCTACCTCGTGATTATAGTGGCTACACCAAAGGCAGCGATGGCCATAGTGCCCCTGACTCTTCTTTATGCTGTATTCCAG CACTTCTACGTCATCACCTCCTGCCAGCTGAGACGCGCAGAGGCTGCCAGCAGGTCACCCATCTACTCCCACATTTCAGAGACTTTCCAAGGGAGCAGCGTGATCCGTGCTTACAAGGACCAGGAGAGGTTTATTTTGAAGAGCAATTTTCTAGTGGATGAGAATCAGCGAATATGCTTCCCCGGAGCCGTTGCCGACAG GTGGCTCGCTACAAACCTGGAGTTTCTAGGCAATGGCATCGTGCTGTTTGCAGCACTGTTTGCAGCAATGGGCAGAGCACATCTTAGTCCCGGAACTGCCGGCTTCTCCATTTCGTATGTTCTTCAG ATAACTGGCATTCTGAACTGGATGGTGCGCTCCTGGACAGAAATAGAGAACAGCATCGTTTCTGTGGAGAGAGTGAGAGAATATGTGAGGACTCCCAAGGAG GCACCCTGGACTCTGAATGGCAAACTTCAAGATCAAGTTTGGCTCACTGAAGGAAGAATTGAATTTAGAAACTACAGTTTGCGATACAGGCCAAATCTGGAGTTAGCACTGAAGCACGTCACTCTAACCATCAGCGGGCAAGAGAAG ATCGGCATAACTGGAAGGACAGGAGCTGGGAAATCTACCCTTGCTGTGGGATTGCTGCGATTAGTGGAAGCTGCGGAAGGAGCGATCCTAATTGATGGACTAGATATTGCTCAGCTAGGTCTCCATGACCTTAGAACCAACATAACTGTCGTTCCCCAG GatccagttttgttttctggctcTCTAAGAATGAATCTCGACCCGTTAAACCACTACAGTGATGCGGACATCTGGACAGCTCTGGAACTGACTCACCTCAAGAACTTTGTTGCAGATCTGCCAGATCAGTTGGAACATCAGTGCAGTGACCAAGGGGAAAACCTAAG cgctgggCAGAAACAGCTGGTTTGTCTGGCCAGAGCACTTCTTCGGAAAGCCAAAATCCTCGTTCTAGATGAGGCCACGGCAGCAGTAGATTTAGAAACTGATCTTCAGATCCAGTCCACCCTGAGGACTCAGTTCAAAGACAGCACAGTGTTAACAATAGCTCACCGGCTCAACACCATCATGGACTGCGACAG GATTTTAGTCTTGGAAAATGGTCAGATAGCGGAATTCGATACTCCGGAACACTTAATAGCTCAGAAGGGACTGTTCTACAGACTGATGGAAGAATCTGGCCTTGCGTGA
- the ABCC6 gene encoding multidrug resistance-associated protein 1 isoform X2, with translation MAAGGALCGSGEGSAGLWDWNQTWYTNTPRFTWCFESTVIAWTPCAYLWICFPFYYLHLRHKNKGYIRMSHIFKTKMVLGFILVILCFSNVFFVLWEISQGIPRAPAFFISPVVVGITMILAMFLTQAERMMGIQSSGVLLIYWLLSFVAAVVMFSSKVQHAVERGFLEDHFRHVTTYVYASLVLGELVLFCLVDHPPFFSKAVNNPNQCPEASSSFLSKITYWWFSGLVWQGCQQPLGADDLWPVRKEDCSEEIVAWAEREWKKCRSRTPQKMESATFKKGQKSETGVAEAEETEVLLQSEPSQSRPLLKAFWSMFGTYFLLSTVCLVICDVFLFSIPKTLFEQRYMYMCLVLGLRLKTAVTGLVYRKILVMSNASRKAATVGEIVNLVSVDVQKLMDLIIYFNGTWLAPIRIIICFVFLWQLLGPSALTSIAVFLFLLPLNFVITKRRTQFQEIQMKHKDERAKLTNAILSDIKVIKLYGWEKTFMEKVLDIRKQELQALKRSQILFSASLASFHSSTFLIAFVMFAVYTLVDDTHVLDAQKAFVSLTLINILNTAHSFLPFSINAAVQAKVSLNRLAAFLNLEELNPESSSRNTPDSVEASITIRNGTFCWSKETACLRRIDLTVPQGSLLAVVGQVGAGKSSLLSALLGELEKTDGCVTMKGTAAYVPQQAWIQNASVEDNILFGKEMDEAWFNRVIDACALQPDLESFPAGRKSEIGEKGINISGGQKQRVNLARAVYQKASIYLLDDPLSAVDAHVGQHIFEHVLGPNGLLKDKTRMLVTHTINILPQVDNIVFLVNGTISEIGSYQELLQRNGAFAEFLHSHVTAEEKAGTGFPAIGGTKGTIPSRNGPSQEKLFSAMGRETIPVSQDCTTAAATRGRLTTGEKTQHGRVNTSIYAAYLQATGLPLCVYILLLFTSQQAVSFSRGYWLSVWTDDPVHNGTQQHTELRVGVFGALGVVQALVRFTSTAAVLLGGVLASHKLFLQLLRNIARSPMVFFEQTPIGNLLNRFSREMDAIDSVIPDKLKSLLGFLFNLLEIYLVIIVATPKAAMAIVPLTLLYAVFQHFYVITSCQLRRAEAASRSPIYSHISETFQGSSVIRAYKDQERFILKSNFLVDENQRICFPGAVADRWLATNLEFLGNGIVLFAALFAAMGRAHLSPGTAGFSISYVLQITGILNWMVRSWTEIENSIVSVERVREYVRTPKEAPWTLNGKLQDQVWLTEGRIEFRNYSLRYRPNLELALKHVTLTISGQEKIGITGRTGAGKSTLAVGLLRLVEAAEGAILIDGLDIAQLGLHDLRTNITVVPQDPVLFSGSLRMNLDPLNHYSDADIWTALELTHLKNFVADLPDQLEHQCSDQGENLSAGQKQLVCLARALLRKAKILVLDEATAAVDLETDLQIQSTLRTQFKDSTVLTIAHRLNTIMDCDRILVLENGQIAEFDTPEHLIAQKGLFYRLMEESGLA, from the exons ATGGCGGCGGGCGGTGCGCTGTGCGGCTCCGGGGAGGGCTCCGCCGGGCTCTGG GACTGGAACCAGACATGGTATACAAACACCCCAAGATTTACCTGGTGCTTTGAGAGCACAGTCATTGCTTGGACCCCTTGTGCCTATCTTTggatctgttttcctttctactACTTACATCTTCGACACAAAAACAAAGGCTATATCAGGATGTCCCACatcttcaaaaccaaaatg GTCCTTGGATTCATCCTGGTAATACTGTGTTTTTCCAATGTCTTCTTCGTACTGTGGGAAATCAGCCAAGGAATCCCACGGGCTCCAGCATTCTTCATCAGCCCTGTGGTGGTGGGAATCACAATG ATCCTTGCCATGTTCCTTACCCAAGCGGAAAGAATGATGGGCATCCAGTCTTCAGGCGTCCTGTTGATTTACTGGCTGCTCTCATTCGTGGCCGCAGTTGTCATGTTTAGTTCCAAAGTCCAACATGCCGTGGAAAGA GGCTTCCTGGAAGACCATTTCCGCCATGTTACAACTTACGTTTATGCTAGCCTGGTGTTAGGAGAACTTGTGTTATTCTGCTTAGTTGATCACCCTCCCTTCTTCTCTAAAGCTGTCAACAATCCT AATCAGTGTCCAGAAGCCAGcagctcttttctttccaaaatcacATACTGGTGGTTCTCTGg GCTTGTCTGGCAAGGCTGTCAGCAGCCCTTGGGGGCGGACGACTTGTGGCCAGTGAGAAAAGAGGACTGCTCTGAAGAAATTGTTGCCTGGGCTGAAAGAGAGTGGAAGAAGTGTCGTAGCAGAACCCCGCA aaaaatggaGTCTGCTACATTTAAAAAGGGTCAGAAGAGTGAAACTGGTGTAGCAGAAGCTGAAGAGACAGAGGTTCTACTGCAATCAGAGCCCAGTCAGAGCAGGCCCTTACTGAAAGCGTTTTGGAGCATGTTTGGAACCTATTTCCTTCTCAGCACTGTCTGCTTAGTTATCTGTGATGTCTTCTTGTTCTCCATCCCAAAG ACTCTGTTTGAACAACGATATATGTACATGTGTCTTGTTCTGGGGCTGAGACTGAAAACTGCAGTAACAGGGCTTGTGTACAGGAAG ATCCTGGTTATGTCAAATGCATCAAGGAAAGCAGCAACAGTAGGTGAAATTGTTAACCTGGTATCTGTTGATGTCCAAAAGCTAATGGATCtgattatatattttaatgggaCCTGGCTTGCTCCTATTCGGATTATCATCTGCTTTGTCTTCTTGTGGCAG CTTCTTGGGCCATCTGCCTTGACTTCCATTGctgtattcctttttctcttgcctCTGAATTTCGTGATCACCAAGAGGAGGACTCAGTTTCAG GAGATCCAGATGAAACATAAAGATGAGCGGGCTAAACTCACCAATGCCATTCTCAGCGACATTAAAGTAATCAAACTGTATGGCTGGGAGAAAACCTTCATGGAGAAAGTGCTTGATATCCGGAAGCAAGAACTTCAGGCCCTAAAAAGATCGCAGATTCTCTTCTCAGCATCTCTAGCTTCTTTCCATTCATCAACTTTCCTG ATTGCATTTGTCATGTTTGCTGTCTACACCCTGGTGGATGACACACATGTCCTGGATGCTCAGAAGGCCTTTGTATCTTTAACCCTGATCAACATTCTCAACACTGCGCACTCCTTCCTGCCATTCTCCATAAACGCTGCTGTCCAG GCCAAAGTTTCTCTAAACCGCTTAGCAGCTTTTCTGAATCTGGAAGAACTGAATCCTGAGAGCTCAAGCAGGAACACTCCTGACAGTG TAGAGGCAAGCATCACCATAAGAAATGGGACTTTTTGCTGGAGCAAAGAAACTGCTTGTCTTAGAAG GATAGATCTTACTGTGCCCCAAGGCTCCTTGCTTGCTGTAGTTGGCCAGGTGGGTGCTGGAAAGTCCTCCTTGCTCTCAGCGTTACTTGGTGAGCTGGAGAAGACTGATGGCTGCGTGACCATGAAG GGCACTGCAGCTTATGTCCCCCAGCAAGCTTGGATACAAAATGCTTCAGTGGAAGATAATATTCTCTTTGGGAAAGAGATGGATGAAGCCTGGTTCAATAGAGTGATAGATGCTTGTGCACTGCAGCCTGATTTGGAGAGCTTCCCTGCAGGGCGGAAGAGTGAAATAGGAGAGAAG GGGATAAATATATCTGGAGGGCAGAAGCAAAGAGTGAACCTTGCTCGTGCCGTGTACCAGAAGGCTTCGATTTACCTGCTAGATGACCCCCTCTCGGCTGTTGATGCCCATGTTGGACAGCACATTTTTGAACATGTTCTTGGACCCAACGGCTTACTGAAGGACAAG ACTCGCATGCTGGTGACTCACACAATCAACATTTTGCCTCAAGTGGATAACATTGTTTTTCTGGTGAATGGAACGATCTCGGAAATTGGTTCCTACCAAGAACTTCTACAGAGAAATGGGGCCTTCGCAGAATTTCTTCATTCACACGTTACTGCTGAAGAGAAGGCAGGCACTGGTTTTCCAG ctaTAGGAGGCACCAAAGGCACCATCCCCTCTAGAAATGGTCCGTCACAGGAGAAGCTCTTTAG tGCGATGGGAAGGGAGACCATTCCTGTAAGTCAAGACTGCACCACTGCTGCAGCCACCAGAGGACGATTAACCACGGGAGAGAAAACTCAGCACGGCAGG GTTAATACTTCGATTTATGCAGCCTACCTGCAGGCGACAGGCTTACCACTGTGTGTGTACATCCTTCTGTTGTTCACGTCTCAGCAAGCTGTGTCATTTTCTCGTGGGTACTGGCTCAGCGTGTGGACAGATGACCCTGTCCACAACGGGACACAGCAGCACACAGAGCTGAGAGTTGGAGTCTTTGGTGCACTAGGAGTCGTTCAAG CCCTTGTGAGATTTACCTCCACAGCAGCAGTCCTTCTGGGTGGTGTGCTAGCATCGCACAAGCTGTTTCTGCAGTTGCTGAGGAACATTGCTAGATCCCCAATGGTCTTCTTTGAGCAAACACCCATTGGAAACTTGCTGAACCGCTTCTCCAGAGAAATGGATGCTATTGATTCTGTCATCCCTGATAAGCTGAAGTCCTTGCTGGGATTCTTGTTCAACTTGCTGGAGATCTACCTCGTGATTATAGTGGCTACACCAAAGGCAGCGATGGCCATAGTGCCCCTGACTCTTCTTTATGCTGTATTCCAG CACTTCTACGTCATCACCTCCTGCCAGCTGAGACGCGCAGAGGCTGCCAGCAGGTCACCCATCTACTCCCACATTTCAGAGACTTTCCAAGGGAGCAGCGTGATCCGTGCTTACAAGGACCAGGAGAGGTTTATTTTGAAGAGCAATTTTCTAGTGGATGAGAATCAGCGAATATGCTTCCCCGGAGCCGTTGCCGACAG GTGGCTCGCTACAAACCTGGAGTTTCTAGGCAATGGCATCGTGCTGTTTGCAGCACTGTTTGCAGCAATGGGCAGAGCACATCTTAGTCCCGGAACTGCCGGCTTCTCCATTTCGTATGTTCTTCAG ATAACTGGCATTCTGAACTGGATGGTGCGCTCCTGGACAGAAATAGAGAACAGCATCGTTTCTGTGGAGAGAGTGAGAGAATATGTGAGGACTCCCAAGGAG GCACCCTGGACTCTGAATGGCAAACTTCAAGATCAAGTTTGGCTCACTGAAGGAAGAATTGAATTTAGAAACTACAGTTTGCGATACAGGCCAAATCTGGAGTTAGCACTGAAGCACGTCACTCTAACCATCAGCGGGCAAGAGAAG ATCGGCATAACTGGAAGGACAGGAGCTGGGAAATCTACCCTTGCTGTGGGATTGCTGCGATTAGTGGAAGCTGCGGAAGGAGCGATCCTAATTGATGGACTAGATATTGCTCAGCTAGGTCTCCATGACCTTAGAACCAACATAACTGTCGTTCCCCAG GatccagttttgttttctggctcTCTAAGAATGAATCTCGACCCGTTAAACCACTACAGTGATGCGGACATCTGGACAGCTCTGGAACTGACTCACCTCAAGAACTTTGTTGCAGATCTGCCAGATCAGTTGGAACATCAGTGCAGTGACCAAGGGGAAAACCTAAG cgctgggCAGAAACAGCTGGTTTGTCTGGCCAGAGCACTTCTTCGGAAAGCCAAAATCCTCGTTCTAGATGAGGCCACGGCAGCAGTAGATTTAGAAACTGATCTTCAGATCCAGTCCACCCTGAGGACTCAGTTCAAAGACAGCACAGTGTTAACAATAGCTCACCGGCTCAACACCATCATGGACTGCGACAG GATTTTAGTCTTGGAAAATGGTCAGATAGCGGAATTCGATACTCCGGAACACTTAATAGCTCAGAAGGGACTGTTCTACAGACTGATGGAAGAATCTGGCCTTGCGTGA